In the genome of Rhodoplanes sp. Z2-YC6860, one region contains:
- a CDS encoding ABC transporter substrate-binding protein, with protein sequence MDRRKFLGTTAAAGAALVAKPYIAHAAKHELLVAEPVHSTGYLPMYIAMAKDFFAESDINVKIVTIETGAGHTNAVLSGQAFAFIGGPEHNAFAKAKGAELRCVVNCVDRGNVYFCAEKGLAPNGRDFTSFVKGKSLATGSFGGTPNSITRYLLKKWNLDAKNDVTLVETANSAILAAVKGKRAQLGCSTEPFITQGVNQNIWSEPFYNVPKELGPYAYSTINIRLESIQKQPDVVRGFVRGMMKGLKFLYADQKESAEIAKKQFPTMPLEDMKATLDRSFADEMWSKDGMVSRAAWDTAKAVVMEAGILKTDVKYEEIFDMSFVESARANL encoded by the coding sequence ATGGATCGACGCAAGTTTCTCGGCACCACCGCAGCGGCAGGCGCCGCTCTCGTGGCCAAGCCCTACATCGCACACGCCGCCAAGCATGAACTCCTGGTCGCCGAACCGGTGCATTCGACCGGTTACCTGCCGATGTACATCGCCATGGCGAAAGACTTTTTCGCCGAATCCGACATCAACGTGAAGATCGTCACGATCGAGACCGGAGCCGGCCACACCAATGCGGTGCTGTCAGGCCAGGCTTTCGCGTTCATCGGCGGTCCCGAGCACAACGCCTTCGCCAAAGCGAAAGGCGCCGAGTTGCGCTGCGTCGTGAATTGCGTCGATCGCGGCAATGTCTACTTCTGCGCCGAGAAGGGCCTCGCCCCAAACGGCCGCGACTTCACGAGCTTCGTCAAAGGCAAGTCGCTGGCGACCGGCTCCTTCGGCGGCACGCCGAATTCGATCACACGCTATCTCCTGAAGAAATGGAATCTCGACGCCAAGAACGACGTCACGCTGGTTGAGACCGCCAACTCGGCGATCCTTGCCGCGGTCAAAGGCAAGCGTGCCCAGCTCGGCTGCTCGACCGAGCCGTTCATCACCCAGGGCGTCAACCAGAACATCTGGAGTGAACCCTTCTACAATGTGCCGAAGGAGCTCGGCCCGTACGCTTATTCGACCATCAACATCCGGCTCGAATCGATTCAAAAGCAGCCGGATGTGGTGCGCGGCTTCGTCCGCGGCATGATGAAGGGACTGAAGTTCCTCTACGCCGACCAGAAAGAGTCCGCCGAGATCGCCAAGAAGCAATTCCCGACGATGCCGCTCGAAGACATGAAGGCCACGCTCGACCGCTCGTTCGCCGACGAGATGTGGAGCAAGGACGGCATGGTCAGCCGCGCCGCCTGGGACACCGCCAAGGCCGTGGTGATGGAGGCAGGTATTCTCAAAACGGACGTCAAGTATGAGGAAATCTTCGATATGAGCTTCGTCGAAAGCGCTCGCGCGAACCTGTAG
- a CDS encoding sulfite exporter TauE/SafE family protein, which translates to MLLGVPLGELAWLVAAVVVAGVATGILAGLFGIGGGAIIVPVLYEVFRVLGVPEEVRMQLCVGSSLAIILPTTIRSYLTHRAKGAVLTEVVRAWTVPAVVGVAVGAVIAYFAPSAVFKIVFTVVVTVIAIKLLFGRDSWRIADDFPTGIGMASYGFLIGVTSALMGVSGGSISNMIQTLYGKPLHNAVATSAGLGVPITIAGTIGLMIAGWPKMALLPPLSIGYVSLIGVAIMAPVSSFTASYGALLAHRLSKRQLEVGFGIFLLLVSSRFMASLV; encoded by the coding sequence ATGCTGCTTGGGGTGCCGCTCGGCGAGTTGGCTTGGCTCGTCGCGGCCGTGGTCGTGGCCGGCGTCGCGACCGGCATCCTGGCCGGGCTGTTCGGCATCGGTGGCGGCGCCATCATCGTGCCGGTGCTCTACGAGGTGTTTCGCGTGCTCGGCGTGCCCGAAGAGGTGCGGATGCAGCTTTGCGTCGGCTCCTCGCTCGCCATCATCCTGCCGACCACCATCCGCTCCTATCTCACGCATCGCGCCAAAGGCGCAGTGCTGACCGAGGTGGTGCGCGCCTGGACGGTGCCGGCCGTGGTGGGCGTTGCGGTCGGCGCCGTGATCGCGTACTTCGCGCCGAGCGCGGTGTTCAAGATCGTGTTCACGGTCGTGGTGACCGTCATCGCGATCAAGCTTTTGTTCGGCCGCGACAGCTGGCGCATCGCCGATGATTTTCCAACCGGCATCGGGATGGCAAGCTATGGCTTTCTGATCGGGGTGACGTCGGCGCTGATGGGCGTGAGCGGCGGCTCGATCTCCAACATGATCCAGACGCTGTACGGCAAGCCTCTGCACAACGCCGTCGCGACGTCGGCCGGTCTCGGCGTGCCGATCACGATCGCCGGCACCATCGGCTTGATGATCGCGGGCTGGCCGAAGATGGCGCTCCTGCCGCCGCTGTCGATCGGTTATGTGTCGCTGATCGGCGTCGCCATCATGGCGCCGGTGTCGAGCTTCACCGCGTCCTACGGAGCCTTGCTCGCGCATCGGCTGTCGAAGCGGCAGCTCGAGGTGGGCTTCGGTATTTTTCTTCTGCTCGTCTCGTCGCGCTTCATGGCGAGCCTGGTGTGA
- a CDS encoding retropepsin-like aspartic protease family protein encodes MSRRLLWVVMIGIALTLGVLIANHDQGTIAGLNTNDFGSLVYHVGLVVLVGSGVLVMFRERLTQALEAALFWAVIGFILAFGYTYRAELKGIANRVMAELMPGRAAQRAERTVEIVRGRGGDFQVAAQINGTRVAMALDTGASAVVLTQDAAKAAGLPLELLSYSVPMETANGRTRAASITLDRLVVGDIVEREVPALVAQPGQLRVSLLGMTFLNRLASWQVQGDKLTMRGNP; translated from the coding sequence GTGAGCCGCCGCCTCCTATGGGTCGTCATGATCGGCATCGCCCTCACACTCGGCGTGCTGATCGCGAACCACGACCAGGGCACCATCGCGGGGCTCAACACCAACGACTTCGGCTCATTGGTCTATCACGTCGGCCTCGTGGTGCTGGTCGGCAGCGGCGTGCTGGTGATGTTCCGCGAGCGGTTGACGCAGGCGCTCGAAGCCGCGCTGTTCTGGGCCGTGATCGGCTTCATTCTCGCCTTCGGCTACACCTATCGCGCGGAGCTCAAAGGCATCGCCAACCGGGTGATGGCCGAACTGATGCCAGGCCGCGCCGCGCAGCGCGCCGAGCGCACCGTCGAAATCGTGCGCGGCCGCGGCGGCGACTTCCAGGTGGCGGCGCAGATCAACGGCACCCGCGTCGCCATGGCGCTCGACACCGGCGCGAGCGCGGTGGTGTTGACGCAGGACGCCGCCAAGGCCGCGGGCCTGCCGCTGGAGCTCCTGTCCTATTCCGTGCCGATGGAGACCGCGAACGGCCGCACCCGCGCGGCTTCGATCACGCTCGACCGTCTCGTGGTCGGCGACATCGTCGAGCGCGAGGTGCCGGCCCTGGTGGCCCAACCCGGTCAGCTTCGCGTCAGCCTGCTCGGGATGACGTTTCTCAACCGGCTGGCGAGCTGGCAGGTCCAGGGCGACAAGCTGACGATGCGCGGCAATCCATAG
- a CDS encoding MBL fold metallo-hydrolase yields MKLTVIGCGDAFGSGGRSNTCFMIEEGGRTILLDCGASAPVALKARNVDLNAIDGVVLSHLHGDHFGGLPFLLLDWQFHQRRERPLTIAGPPGTRARLDAACEVFFPRSSKNAWRFPLEIRELALGQRHDVLDFAVSTAEVVHQSGAPSTAVRIERGGRVLGYSGDTEWTDALIPVADGADLFVMECYDYSRDLPGHSSFAVIRRKRSVLRARRIMLTHMNPTMLQHIKDAEAEGFLVAEDGLTVPI; encoded by the coding sequence ATGAAGCTCACAGTCATCGGCTGCGGCGACGCGTTCGGCTCAGGCGGCCGATCCAACACCTGCTTCATGATCGAGGAGGGCGGCCGCACCATCCTGCTGGACTGCGGCGCCTCGGCGCCGGTGGCGCTGAAGGCACGCAACGTCGATCTCAACGCGATCGACGGCGTGGTGCTGAGTCATCTTCACGGCGACCACTTCGGCGGGCTTCCGTTTCTGCTGCTGGATTGGCAGTTTCATCAGCGCCGCGAGCGGCCGCTGACGATTGCCGGCCCGCCGGGCACTCGTGCGCGCCTTGATGCGGCCTGCGAGGTGTTCTTCCCGCGATCGAGCAAGAACGCCTGGCGTTTCCCGCTCGAGATCCGCGAGCTCGCGCTCGGGCAGCGGCACGATGTCCTCGATTTCGCGGTCAGCACCGCCGAGGTGGTGCACCAGTCTGGCGCGCCGTCGACCGCGGTGCGGATCGAGCGGGGTGGCAGGGTGCTCGGCTATTCCGGCGACACCGAATGGACCGACGCGCTCATCCCCGTCGCCGACGGCGCCGACCTCTTCGTCATGGAATGTTACGACTATTCGCGCGACCTTCCCGGGCATTCGAGCTTTGCCGTGATCCGGCGCAAGCGGAGCGTTTTGCGCGCCAGGCGGATCATGCTCACCCACATGAATCCGACCATGCTGCAGCATATCAAAGACGCTGAGGCTGAAGGCTTTCTGGTCGCCGAGGATGGCTTGACGGTGCCGATATAG
- a CDS encoding ABC transporter ATP-binding protein has translation MPVKLHLDHVGMAFATPNGTFRAVEPTDLKIETGRFVSLVGPSGCGKSTLFNVIAGLLQPTEGRVLIDSEDATGTIGRVGYMLQKDMLLPWRTVLDNVILGMEIQGKPLKEARERALPLLQRYGLKGFEHLYPNSLSGGMRQRAALLRTLLFDTDVILLDEPFGALDAQTKAQMQEWLMQLWTDFRKTVVFVTHDVEEAIYLSDEIHVMGTRPGRILETIAIDNPRPRPRSITLTPEFVAIKERCLKLLTVAAPAQEAA, from the coding sequence ATGCCCGTGAAGTTGCACCTCGATCATGTCGGCATGGCGTTCGCGACGCCTAACGGCACGTTTCGCGCGGTCGAACCGACCGATCTCAAGATCGAAACTGGACGTTTCGTCAGCCTGGTCGGGCCATCCGGCTGCGGCAAGAGCACCCTCTTCAATGTCATAGCCGGCCTGTTGCAGCCGACCGAAGGCCGCGTGCTGATCGACAGCGAAGATGCCACCGGCACCATCGGCCGTGTCGGCTACATGCTGCAGAAGGATATGCTGCTGCCCTGGCGCACGGTGCTCGATAACGTGATCCTCGGCATGGAAATACAAGGCAAGCCGTTGAAGGAAGCGCGCGAACGTGCGCTGCCGCTCCTCCAGCGCTACGGGCTCAAGGGCTTCGAACACCTCTATCCGAATTCGCTGTCGGGCGGCATGCGCCAGCGCGCGGCGCTCTTGCGTACGCTTCTGTTCGATACCGACGTGATCCTGCTCGACGAACCGTTCGGCGCGCTCGATGCGCAGACCAAGGCGCAGATGCAGGAATGGCTGATGCAGCTCTGGACCGACTTCCGCAAAACCGTGGTGTTCGTGACCCATGACGTGGAAGAAGCGATCTATCTGTCTGACGAGATCCACGTGATGGGCACGCGGCCCGGCCGCATCCTCGAAACCATCGCAATCGACAATCCACGCCCGCGGCCGCGCAGCATCACGCTGACGCCCGAGTTCGTTGCCATCAAAGAGCGCTGCCTGAAACTCCTCACCGTCGCAGCACCCGCGCAGGAGGCCGCCTGA
- a CDS encoding ABC transporter permease produces MTIQDTSRVAGVAHNDAKPTSTKSTRPVRRLPVQKDWPSWAIVSVQIGILVGIIALWEIGARAGLIDGFFWSQPSAIWRTFVIFFTEGDAWTDIGFTFRSTILGFIIGTTAGSLLGLSFWWSRNYAAIAQPYIICMESIPKLALAPLVILVFGLGLASKVVIAVALTIVVSTLTAYAGVKALDPDSEKLFYSLGASRWQVFKKLVVPFCLPWIISVLRINIGLALTGAIVGEFIASQHGLGRTIFYAGSTYEIALVWVAVFVLSILAVLMYVVVSWLENILRKGTRQ; encoded by the coding sequence ATGACCATTCAGGATACGTCTCGTGTCGCAGGCGTCGCGCACAACGACGCAAAGCCAACATCGACAAAATCCACAAGGCCTGTTCGCCGCCTGCCGGTGCAGAAAGACTGGCCGTCCTGGGCCATCGTCTCCGTCCAGATCGGCATCCTGGTCGGCATCATCGCGCTGTGGGAGATCGGCGCGCGCGCGGGCCTCATCGACGGCTTCTTCTGGTCGCAGCCCTCCGCGATCTGGCGCACCTTCGTGATCTTCTTCACCGAAGGTGACGCCTGGACCGATATCGGCTTCACCTTCCGCTCGACGATTTTGGGCTTCATCATAGGCACCACCGCAGGCTCGCTGCTCGGACTGTCGTTCTGGTGGTCGCGAAACTACGCGGCCATCGCGCAGCCCTACATCATCTGCATGGAGTCGATCCCGAAGCTTGCGCTGGCTCCCCTTGTCATCCTGGTGTTCGGGCTCGGCCTTGCCTCCAAGGTCGTCATTGCGGTGGCGCTGACCATCGTCGTCTCGACGCTGACCGCCTATGCCGGCGTCAAAGCGCTCGATCCCGACAGCGAGAAGCTGTTCTACTCGCTCGGCGCCAGCCGCTGGCAGGTGTTCAAGAAGCTCGTCGTGCCGTTCTGCCTGCCCTGGATCATCTCGGTGCTGCGCATCAACATCGGGCTTGCACTCACCGGCGCAATCGTCGGCGAATTCATCGCCTCGCAGCATGGCCTCGGCCGCACGATCTTCTACGCCGGCTCCACCTACGAGATCGCGCTGGTCTGGGTTGCGGTTTTCGTGCTCTCGATACTGGCAGTGCTCATGTACGTTGTGGTGTCCTGGCTCGAGAACATCTTGCGCAAAGGCACACGCCAATAG
- a CDS encoding glutathione S-transferase yields MKLYDGGRAPNPRRVKIYLAEKGLTVPMEQVDLGQMAHKSAEYTAINPIQQVPALQLDDGTIICESIAICRYFEALHPEPPLFGRNAKEAALVDMWQRRMEFRLLLQVAHVFRNSHPAMKEMEVPQVPAWAEANKPRVMEFLAVLDRELKDRPFIAGDRYTVADITGLVGIDFMKPAKLAVPDTMSNLKRWHAEVSARPSAKA; encoded by the coding sequence ATGAAGCTCTACGATGGCGGTCGGGCGCCCAATCCGCGGCGGGTGAAGATCTATCTCGCCGAAAAGGGCCTGACGGTTCCGATGGAGCAGGTCGATCTCGGCCAGATGGCGCACAAGTCGGCGGAATACACCGCGATCAATCCGATCCAGCAGGTGCCGGCGCTTCAACTCGACGATGGCACCATCATCTGCGAGTCGATCGCGATCTGCCGGTATTTCGAGGCTCTGCACCCGGAGCCGCCGCTGTTCGGCCGGAACGCCAAGGAGGCGGCCCTTGTCGACATGTGGCAGCGGCGAATGGAGTTTCGTCTGCTCCTGCAGGTCGCGCACGTGTTCCGCAATTCGCATCCGGCGATGAAGGAGATGGAGGTGCCGCAGGTGCCGGCCTGGGCCGAGGCCAACAAACCGCGGGTGATGGAGTTTCTGGCGGTGCTCGACCGCGAGCTGAAGGATCGTCCGTTCATCGCGGGCGACCGTTACACCGTGGCCGACATCACCGGCCTGGTCGGCATCGATTTCATGAAGCCTGCCAAGCTCGCGGTGCCCGACACCATGAGCAACCTCAAGCGCTGGCATGCCGAGGTCTCGGCGCGGCCCAGCGCCAAAGCTTGA
- a CDS encoding sensor histidine kinase — MPSEKPLAKRRRLAAQRVRDARERLTSTTGTRVAFDYELLRQFAENRLSASLVVLLLICTVGFLSSLWTGALMAGAWTVSVLVIHVVIITTCRHFLAEPANTRDLKRWRFRFILLDLFYGIAWMYNLIHPVGRDEGFGTFMLFVMLLVIAVSSMLASSLPVAVFAATVPVTFAVALNFVLQGDLHNYILALMAVAAQFYFALLAHRLYSSGLATLIARAEKDALIGELEQAKSISDEARRRAEGANIAKSQFLAQMSHELRTPLNAILGFSEVMKTEVFGAHQVPAYKEYSGDIHQSGQHLLNLINEILDLSRIEAGRYELNEEPVSLTVVVEDCHHLLKLRAQNRGITIHEVFEDNLPRLWADERAIRQVCLNLLSNAIKFTPSGGEIWLKVGWTAAGGQYMSVKDTGPGIPEEEIPIVLSSFGQGSNAIKSAEQGTGLGLPIAKNLVDMHGGTFTLKSKVRIGTELIATFPPERVMAALPPLSETAPPIQPQHPQELNTPKKNRRSLFKMVG, encoded by the coding sequence ATGCCGAGCGAGAAGCCGCTGGCCAAGCGCAGGCGGCTCGCGGCGCAGCGCGTGCGCGATGCGCGCGAACGTCTGACCTCGACCACCGGCACGCGCGTCGCCTTCGATTACGAGCTGTTGCGGCAATTCGCCGAGAACCGCCTGTCGGCGTCGCTCGTGGTTCTGCTCCTGATCTGCACCGTGGGCTTCCTGTCGAGCCTGTGGACCGGCGCTCTGATGGCCGGCGCGTGGACCGTGTCGGTGCTCGTCATTCACGTCGTCATCATCACCACTTGCCGGCATTTCCTCGCCGAGCCCGCCAACACCCGCGATCTCAAGCGCTGGCGCTTCCGCTTCATCCTTCTCGACCTCTTCTACGGCATCGCCTGGATGTACAACCTCATCCATCCGGTCGGCAGGGATGAAGGCTTCGGCACCTTCATGCTGTTCGTGATGCTGCTGGTGATCGCGGTGTCCAGCATGCTCGCCTCGAGCCTGCCCGTCGCCGTGTTCGCCGCGACCGTGCCGGTGACGTTTGCGGTGGCGCTCAACTTCGTGCTGCAGGGCGACCTGCACAACTACATCCTCGCCCTCATGGCGGTCGCGGCGCAGTTCTACTTCGCGTTGCTCGCGCACCGGCTCTATTCGTCGGGCCTCGCCACCTTGATCGCGCGCGCCGAGAAGGATGCGCTGATCGGCGAGCTCGAACAGGCCAAGTCGATCTCCGACGAAGCGCGCCGCCGTGCCGAGGGCGCCAACATCGCGAAGTCGCAGTTCCTGGCCCAGATGAGCCACGAGCTGCGCACGCCGCTGAACGCCATTCTCGGCTTCTCCGAGGTGATGAAGACCGAAGTGTTCGGCGCCCATCAGGTGCCGGCCTACAAGGAATATTCGGGCGACATCCACCAGTCCGGCCAGCACCTGCTCAACCTGATCAACGAAATTCTGGACCTGTCGCGTATCGAGGCCGGGCGTTACGAACTCAATGAAGAGCCGGTGTCGCTCACCGTGGTGGTCGAGGACTGCCACCATCTGCTCAAGCTGCGCGCGCAGAACCGCGGCATCACCATCCACGAGGTGTTCGAGGACAACCTGCCGCGGCTCTGGGCCGACGAGCGTGCGATCCGTCAGGTGTGCCTCAACCTCTTGTCCAACGCCATCAAGTTCACGCCGTCGGGCGGCGAGATCTGGCTGAAGGTCGGCTGGACCGCGGCCGGCGGCCAGTACATGAGCGTGAAGGACACCGGTCCGGGCATCCCCGAGGAGGAAATCCCGATCGTGCTGTCGTCGTTCGGCCAGGGCTCCAACGCCATCAAGTCGGCGGAGCAAGGCACCGGCCTGGGGCTGCCGATCGCCAAGAACCTCGTCGACATGCACGGCGGCACCTTCACGCTGAAGTCGAAGGTCCGCATCGGCACCGAGCTGATCGCGACCTTCCCGCCGGAGCGCGTGATGGCCGCGCTGCCGCCGCTGTCGGAAACCGCGCCGCCGATCCAGCCGCAGCACCCGCAGGAACTCAACACGCCGAAAAAGAACCGGCGTTCGCTGTTCAAGATGGTCGGCTGA
- a CDS encoding isochorismatase family protein yields MSEPVWNQFLTERDKAVFGTSGYGARQGFGKRPALLIIDVNYAFCDERPMPILESIKRWRNSCGEDAWVAMPYLKSLIEKAHAKGIPVIYTTGVRREDNWDSGSWSWKNSRSAEDTESRPQTNIDGNEIVAEIAPGPKDIVIYKQKPSGFFGTNMSSYLTLLGCDSVIVTGTTTSGCVRATVLDAFSLNYRISLAEEGCFDRSQASHAINLCDMNAKYADVVKTSEVIEFFDGLPSGQYDLPSGSPVEKHPSKR; encoded by the coding sequence ATGTCTGAACCAGTCTGGAACCAGTTCCTCACCGAACGCGACAAGGCCGTGTTCGGCACCTCCGGCTACGGCGCGCGTCAGGGCTTCGGCAAGCGTCCGGCGCTGCTCATCATCGACGTCAACTACGCGTTCTGCGATGAGCGGCCGATGCCGATCCTCGAGTCGATCAAGCGCTGGCGCAACTCCTGCGGCGAGGACGCCTGGGTTGCGATGCCTTATCTGAAATCGCTGATCGAGAAGGCGCATGCCAAGGGCATCCCGGTGATCTACACCACCGGCGTGCGCCGCGAGGACAATTGGGACAGCGGAAGCTGGAGCTGGAAGAACAGCCGCTCCGCCGAGGACACCGAGTCACGGCCGCAGACCAACATCGACGGCAACGAGATCGTCGCCGAGATCGCGCCCGGCCCGAAGGATATCGTGATCTACAAGCAGAAGCCGTCGGGCTTCTTCGGCACCAACATGTCGAGCTATCTGACGCTGCTCGGTTGCGACAGCGTGATCGTCACCGGCACCACGACGTCGGGATGCGTGCGCGCCACCGTGCTCGATGCCTTCAGCCTCAACTACCGCATCTCGCTTGCGGAAGAAGGCTGCTTCGACCGCTCGCAGGCGAGCCACGCCATCAACCTGTGCGACATGAACGCCAAGTATGCCGACGTGGTGAAGACTTCGGAGGTGATCGAGTTCTTCGATGGCTTGCCGTCCGGCCAATACGACTTGCCGTCCGGCTCGCCGGTCGAGAAGCATCCGTCGAAGCGCTGA
- a CDS encoding caspase family protein, translated as MRRICLLMMAALALACLRAGPAAAQQQEARIALVIGNANYQAGPLATAANDAGLIAQTLQAAGFDVVGASDLDQDSLRRAFRDFHAKAQQSGPNTIAFIYMSGYGLQLEGENYFVPIDARIANDTDIGAEAVRVTDFTRPLASLQLKATIVVMDAARQSPFTVAGRPLAGGLALVEPDPGTLYAFNAAPGTIGPPEQGAYSPYAQALAEMIRDGGLPLSDIFDRVRLRVNDMTKGAEVPWNASKITTQVVFFERGPDAPPLQVSPEETASIRTKPIRDFDERDAYIAALERDTLDAYLDFLSAFPNSPYAKRVHAIVAARREAIVWRRTRSFDTPQAYWSYLRRYPRGPHAGDAERRLAYLSADLAPPRAFAMVDYDVPPPPPDEMLYVERPAIYFSDPEFGFEPPPPPPVFFLPPPDPDFVVLPPPIVPLGLFLLPTPIYRPVPLWVRTPAYVVPPPPNNIIYNNIHNTVVINNTTSTVQITSRTGQTRTFTPATIAAATSPQQQALAARNRTAPGGAPGGRAAPAMASIGPALPPSVAQKAATMPPGTRPGQPGAATGPGMRPAVQPLGKPLPGMQQGQPLPPGAPATASRTPPGVVAPNAATAPGTPGSRPPGWGPRPGTPPQGTAGRTPPGTPGAAAPNAAIAPSTVTPNTAAPGGRPTFSGRPGTPGSTAPGTALAPSNVTPNTAPQRGQPPNFNRPPSGGPPPSSSASRTPPSAPTPPAPHVVRPTPPAPAMARPSPPQAPMVRQAPPPPVVRQAPPPPVARPAPPPRPAPPPVAAARPAPPPPPRPAPAAAPRCPPGKSFVNGGCR; from the coding sequence ATGCGTCGGATTTGTTTGCTGATGATGGCAGCACTTGCGCTCGCATGCTTGAGAGCGGGCCCAGCAGCCGCGCAACAGCAGGAAGCGCGTATCGCGCTGGTGATCGGCAATGCGAACTATCAGGCGGGTCCGCTTGCGACGGCGGCGAATGACGCCGGGCTGATCGCGCAAACACTGCAGGCCGCAGGTTTCGATGTGGTCGGCGCCAGCGATCTCGATCAGGATTCTCTGCGACGTGCGTTTCGGGATTTTCACGCAAAGGCGCAGCAGTCGGGACCGAACACCATCGCGTTCATCTATATGAGCGGCTACGGACTGCAGCTCGAAGGCGAGAACTACTTCGTCCCGATCGACGCCCGGATCGCCAACGACACCGATATCGGCGCGGAGGCGGTCCGCGTCACCGATTTCACCCGGCCGCTCGCTTCGCTGCAGTTGAAGGCCACGATCGTCGTGATGGACGCCGCGCGGCAGTCGCCGTTCACCGTCGCGGGCCGTCCGCTGGCCGGCGGCCTTGCGCTCGTGGAGCCCGATCCCGGCACGCTGTATGCGTTCAATGCCGCGCCGGGAACGATTGGTCCTCCGGAGCAGGGCGCCTACAGCCCTTACGCGCAGGCGCTGGCGGAGATGATCCGCGATGGCGGTTTGCCGCTTTCGGATATCTTCGATCGCGTTCGGCTGCGTGTAAACGATATGACCAAAGGCGCCGAGGTGCCCTGGAACGCGTCGAAGATCACGACGCAGGTCGTGTTCTTCGAACGCGGGCCGGATGCGCCGCCGCTGCAGGTCTCGCCGGAAGAGACCGCCTCGATCCGCACCAAACCGATCCGCGATTTCGACGAACGCGACGCCTACATCGCGGCGTTGGAGCGAGATACGCTCGACGCCTATCTCGATTTCCTCTCGGCGTTTCCCAATAGCCCTTATGCCAAAAGGGTCCACGCCATCGTCGCGGCGCGCCGTGAGGCGATCGTCTGGCGGCGAACACGTTCGTTCGATACCCCACAGGCTTACTGGTCTTACCTGAGGCGCTATCCGCGTGGCCCGCACGCGGGCGACGCCGAGCGCCGTCTCGCCTACTTGTCAGCCGATCTCGCACCGCCGCGCGCGTTTGCGATGGTGGACTATGACGTCCCGCCGCCGCCGCCCGATGAGATGCTCTATGTCGAGCGGCCGGCGATTTATTTCAGCGACCCGGAGTTCGGGTTCGAGCCGCCGCCGCCACCGCCGGTGTTTTTCCTGCCGCCGCCGGATCCGGATTTCGTCGTGCTGCCGCCGCCGATCGTGCCGCTCGGTCTGTTCCTGTTGCCGACGCCGATCTACCGGCCGGTGCCGCTGTGGGTCAGGACACCCGCCTATGTGGTGCCGCCGCCGCCGAACAACATCATCTACAACAACATTCACAACACGGTGGTGATCAACAACACCACGAGCACCGTGCAGATCACCAGTCGCACCGGTCAGACCAGGACGTTCACGCCCGCGACGATTGCCGCGGCGACGAGTCCGCAGCAGCAAGCCCTCGCGGCCCGCAACAGAACAGCGCCAGGTGGCGCACCGGGAGGCAGGGCCGCACCGGCGATGGCCTCGATCGGACCCGCGTTGCCTCCATCGGTGGCGCAGAAGGCCGCGACCATGCCGCCGGGGACGCGACCGGGTCAGCCGGGTGCCGCAACCGGTCCCGGCATGCGCCCGGCCGTTCAGCCGCTCGGCAAGCCGTTGCCCGGCATGCAGCAAGGTCAACCGCTGCCGCCCGGAGCGCCCGCCACGGCAAGCCGGACGCCGCCCGGCGTGGTTGCGCCCAACGCGGCCACGGCACCGGGAACACCGGGCAGCCGTCCTCCGGGTTGGGGTCCGCGGCCGGGCACGCCGCCGCAAGGCACTGCGGGCCGCACACCGCCCGGCACTCCGGGCGCCGCTGCTCCGAACGCCGCGATCGCGCCGAGCACGGTGACGCCGAACACGGCGGCACCGGGTGGCCGTCCGACGTTCTCCGGGAGGCCGGGCACACCCGGCTCGACAGCACCCGGCACGGCCCTGGCTCCTAGCAACGTCACGCCAAACACGGCTCCGCAACGCGGGCAGCCTCCGAACTTCAACCGTCCGCCGAGCGGCGGACCGCCGCCGTCGTCGAGCGCAAGCCGCACGCCGCCCTCGGCCCCAACGCCGCCGGCGCCGCACGTGGTCCGGCCAACACCGCCGGCGCCCGCTATGGCGCGGCCGAGCCCGCCGCAGGCTCCGATGGTGAGACAAGCGCCGCCGCCGCCGGTGGTGCGTCAGGCGCCACCGCCGCCTGTCGCGCGGCCGGCGCCTCCGCCGCGGCCCGCACCGCCGCCGGTTGCCGCGGCCCGGCCGGCACCTCCGCCGCCACCGCGGCCCGCGCCGGCCGCTGCGCCGAGGTGTCCGCCCGGCAAATCCTTCGTCAACGGCGGTTGCCGATGA
- a CDS encoding DUF1289 domain-containing protein — translation MLASIPFTRIAASMESPCEKICIVDTASGLCRGCGRSLSEIERWTAYSDGECRRIMAELPARLTAMTARPAPHS, via the coding sequence ATGTTGGCTTCGATTCCCTTCACGCGGATCGCCGCCTCGATGGAAAGCCCTTGCGAGAAAATCTGCATCGTCGACACGGCGAGCGGGCTTTGCCGCGGCTGCGGGCGTTCGCTGTCCGAGATCGAGCGCTGGACCGCCTACAGCGACGGCGAGTGCCGCCGCATCATGGCCGAATTGCCGGCACGGCTGACCGCCATGACGGCGCGGCCTGCGCCCCATTCATGA